Genomic window (Aquipuribacter nitratireducens):
CAGAGGGGTGGCGTCCGCGGCCCGGACCCGGCCGAAGGAGCCCTCCCGCCGCAGCCGGACCCGGGAGCGGCCGTCCGTGCTCGCGAGGTCGAGGGCGTTGGCCAGGCCGGTGTCGACGACGGAGTCGAAGGGCACCGACTCGTCGACCTCGTGCGCGAGGGTGTCGTAGACACCGGCGATCGCGGCGATGCGCCGACCGGCCTCGCGCAGCTCGAGCCGGGCCTGCTCGCTGTCGGTGCGGCGGGCCTGCATGCGCAGCAGGGCCGACACCGTCTGCAGGTTGTTCTTCACCCGGTGGTGGATCTCGCGGATCGTCTCGTCCTTCGTCATGAGGGCCCGCTCGGAGCGGCGGACCTCCGTCACGTCCCGGACCAGGACGAGCGCGCCCACCCGCTCGGGCACGGCCCCCGCCCCGCGCAGCAGCGGCACCGCCCGCAGGGACAGCACCGAGCCCCGCATCTCGAGGTCGCACCGCCACGGCGCCCGGCCCATGACGACGAGCGGGAGGGCCTCGTCGACGGGGTCGCGCTCCTGCAGGCTGGCGGTGACGACCTCCGCCAGCGAGCGACCGCTGACGGACACGACGCCGACGCGACGGAACGCGGACACGGCGTTCGGCGAGGCGTACGTCACGACGCCGTCGGCGTCCAGGCGCAGCAGCCCGTCACCCACGCGGGGGGCGCCGCGACGGGGTCCCGTCGGCGCCGAGCCGTAGGGGTAGGTGCCCTCCGCGAGCATGCCGAGCAGGTGGGTGCCGCTCTCCCGGTACACGAGCTCGAGGCGGCCGGGCGTGCGCGTCGACCCCGGGTCGGTGCTGCGGACGACGACGGCGACGACGTCACCGAGGGCGCGACCCTGACGCCGCCGGACCGGGAACAGGTCGACCTGCCACGGCTGCTCGTCCGCGAGCGCCGCGTCGTCCTGCGCCGTCGGGGGCGCCGGGTCGCTGCCGCCCGCCGCCACCGCCGAGAGGCGTTCGGCGAGGCCCGGCCGCGCGACCGACCCGACGACGTCGTCGTAGAAGACGGTCGCCCACGTGCTCGGACGCGCGTGCGCCACGGCGGACCAGCCACCGGACCGGTCCCGCAGCCACAGCACGAGGTCGGCGAAGCAGAGGTCGCTGACCAGCTGCCAGTCCCCTACGAGGGTGCGCAACCACTCGGCGTCGGCGTCCGGCAGGTCCGCGTGCCGGCGGACGATGTCGGTGATCGTCGTCACCGGGCGTCGTCCGCGGTCCCGCTCTTCACGACGCTGCGCAGGGTACGCAACGCCACCGACAGGGGCGCGAGGTCACGACCGGGCAGCCGCTGCACCTCGTCGAGGGTGAGCCGCGCCCGGTCGAGCGCCGCCGTGTTCGCCGACTCCCACGCCGAGATCCGCTCGGCCGCGGCGGCGACGCCGTCCGCGCCGCGGTCACCGCCGTCCCCGGCACCGCCGTCGCCGGCGGCCGGTGCGCTCGTCGTCCGCACGACGACGGTCGTGAGCTCCTCGAGCGCGGCGTAGAGGTCGTAGCGCAGGGCTGCGCGCGCGAGCGCCTGCCAGCGGTCGCCACGCGGCAGCTGGGTGATGCGGCTGAGGACCCCGTCGACCGCGTACCGGTCGGACAGGGCGAAGTACACCTCGAGGACCTCCTCCGCGGGGGCGTCCTCGCGGAGCGCGATCTCCGTGACGTCGAGGAGGCAGAACTCCTCGAGGAACCCCGCGGCGCGGGTCGCGAGGTCCTCCGGCACCCCGGCCTCACGCCGTTCGTCGACGCGCACGAGCATCTCCTCCCGCTCCTGGCCCTGCACGACCTCGAGACTGCGCGCGCGCAGTCGCGAGACGACAGGACCGAAGCGGGCGATCTCGGCGTCGACGTCGAGGGGGTCGGGTCGGTTCTGCAGCAGCCACCGCGTCGCGCGGTCGAGGAGGCGACGGAAGTCCAGCAGCAGGGCGAGCCGCGTCGGCACGGGCAGGTCGGCGCAGCGGCGCATGACCTCCTCGTGCCAGTCCGCCTGGCCGAACACCTCCCGGGCGACGGCCCACGCGCGGACGGCCCGGTCGGGCGCCGCGTTGAGCTCCTCCCCGAGGCGGAACAGGAACGTCGTGCCGGAGGTGTTGAGCACGGTGTTCGCCAGCGACGTGGCGATGATCTCCCGGCGCAGGGGGTGGGTGAGGACCTGCCGCTCGTAGGCCTCCCGCAGCCGCTCGGGGAAGTACCGCACGAGATAGCCCTCGGACCACGCCTCGTCGGGCACGGCGCTGTCGAGGAGCTGGTCGGTGAGCGTGAGCTTGGCGTAGGCGGAGACGACCGCGAGCTCCGGCGAGGCCAGGCCGAGGTCCCGCTCGGCGCGCTCGTCGAGGGTGTCGTCGTCGGGCAGGAACTCCAGCGCCCTGTCGAGCAGCCCGTTGGCGACGAGGTTGCCGATGAAGCGACGGTGCACGGGCAGCATCTCGGCCGCCTGCAGCCGCGCGTTGCCGAGCTGCACGTTGGCGTCGACGTTGTGGCGCAGCACGCGGGCCCCGATGTCGTCGGTCATGTCTGCGAGCAGCCGGTCCCGCTGCTTGTCGGTGAGGTCGCCCTCGGCGACCACCCGGTCGAGCAGGATCTTGATGTTGACCTCGTGGTCGGAGGTGTCGACGCCCGCGGAGTTGTCGATGGCGTCGGTGTTGAGCCGGACACCGGCGAGCGCCGCCTCGATCCGTCCGCGCTGGGTGAGACCGAGGTTGCCGCCCTCCCCGACGACCCGGCAGCGCAGGTCGGCGCCGTCGACGCGGAGGGCGTCGTTCGCCTTGTCGCCGACGGCGGCGTTGCTCTCGTCGGAGGCCTTGACGTACGTGCCGATGCCGCCGTTCCACAGCAGGTCCACCGGAGCGGTGAGCGCCGCCCGGATGATCTCGGTGGGGGTCATCACCGTGTCGCGCTCCGGTAGCCCGAGGACCGCGGCGGCCCTCGCCGGCAGCCGCACGGACTTCGCGCTCCGCGGGTGGACACCGCCGCCCTCGCTGAGCAGCGAGGTGTCGTAGTCCGCCCACGAGGAGCGCGGCAGCGCGAACAGCCGCGCGCGCTCCTCCCACGACCGTCCGGGGTCGGGGTCGGGGTCGATGAAGACGTGCCGGTGGTCGAAGGCGACGACGAGCCGGATGGCCTTCGACAGCAGCATGCCGTTGCCGAAGACGTCGCCCGACATGTCCCCGACGCCGACGACGGTGAAGGGGTCGGTGTCGACGTCGACGCCGAGCTCGTCGAAGTGCCAGCGGACGCTCTCCCACGCGCCGCGGGCGGTGATGCCCATGGCCTTGTGGTCGTAGCCCTTCGAGCCGCCGGAGGCGAAGGCGTCGCCGAGCCAGAAGCCCCGCTCGAGGCTGATGGCGTTGGCGACGTCGCTGAAGGCCGCGGTCCCCTTGTCCGCGGCGACCACGAGGTACGGGTCGTCGTCGTCGTGGCGGACCACGCGCACGGGCGGGACGACCGGTGCCGGGTCCTCGCCCGCGGCGAGGTCGCGGTCGTCGGTGACGTCGAGGAGGGCCCGGATGAAGGTCCGGTAGCACTCCTTGCCCGCCTCGTACCACGCCTCGCGGTCCTTCGCGGGGTCCGGCAGGTGCTTGCCGACGAAGCCACCCTTGGCGCCGGTCGGCACGATGACGACGTTCTTCACCTGCTGCGCCTTGACGAGCCCCAGCACCTCCGTGCGGAAGTCCTCCAGCCGGTCCGACCAGCGCAGCCCGCCGCGCGCGACGTCGCCGAAGCGCAGGTGCACGCCCTCGACCTTCGGCCCGCACACCCAGATCTCGTGCGCCGGGCGCGGGTCGGGCAGGTCCGGCACGAGGCGGGGGTCGAGCTTCACCGCCACCGTCGGGTTCGGCTCGCCGGCACCGTCGCGCTGGTAGAAGTTCGTCCGGTCCGTCGCCACGACGGTCGCGAGCAGCGACCGCAGGATCCGGTCGTGGGTGAGGTTGTCGACGTCGTCGAGCGCCTGCTCCACCGCCATCGCGGCGCGGTCGGCCGCCCCCAGGCGGGCCGGGGAGGGGCGACCGGCGTCGGTCTGGCTGAAGCGGTCCGGCTCGAAACGCGTCTCGAAGACGGCGACGAGCAGCCGGGCGACCTCCGGGTTCGCCGCCAGCACGCCCGCGATGTAGTCCTCGGAGAACGTCGTCCCGGTCTGGCGCAGGTACCGCGCGTAGGTCCGCAGCACCACGACCTGCCGCCACGTGAGCCCGGCACGGAGCACGAGCCGGTCGAACCGGTCGGACTCGCTCGTGCCGCACCACGCGGACACGAACGCGTCCGTGAAGCGCCGGGCCAGCCGCGCGGGGTCCGTCGTCGTGCCGGGCTCGACGGCGCCGGAGGGCAGGCGGAGCCCGAAGTCGTACACCCAGTGGTCGACGCGCGGGGTGCCGGCCCTCGCGTCGTCCTCGCCGTCCTGGTCGTCGCCGCGCAGGTGGTACGGCCGCTGGTCGACGACCTCCACGCCGAGGTGGTCGAAGAACGGCAGCACCTCCGACAGCCCGAGCTGCTCCCGGCGGTAGATCTTGAGGCGCGAGTGCCGGGAGGCGGCCCCGACGGGCGTGTAGAGGAGGAGGTCGAGGTCGGGCGCGGCGGCGCGACCGGCCTCCAGCC
Coding sequences:
- a CDS encoding sensor histidine kinase translates to MTTITDIVRRHADLPDADAEWLRTLVGDWQLVSDLCFADLVLWLRDRSGGWSAVAHARPSTWATVFYDDVVGSVARPGLAERLSAVAAGGSDPAPPTAQDDAALADEQPWQVDLFPVRRRQGRALGDVVAVVVRSTDPGSTRTPGRLELVYRESGTHLLGMLAEGTYPYGSAPTGPRRGAPRVGDGLLRLDADGVVTYASPNAVSAFRRVGVVSVSGRSLAEVVTASLQERDPVDEALPLVVMGRAPWRCDLEMRGSVLSLRAVPLLRGAGAVPERVGALVLVRDVTEVRRSERALMTKDETIREIHHRVKNNLQTVSALLRMQARRTDSEQARLELREAGRRIAAIAGVYDTLAHEVDESVPFDSVVDTGLANALDLASTDGRSRVRLRREGSFGRVRAADATPLVLVLNELVSNAAEHAFPVNGSEDPRTGTVVVTAERDGDALVVHVDDDGSGVAADARPGLGTRIVENLVRTELHGTFVREARPGGGTRVTLDLRLR
- a CDS encoding NAD-glutamate dehydrogenase: MVDDRSSLLDRAETVATQRGCGPGDRTLLAGYYADVADDDLLHRDPTDVCGQVLAHRGLAERRTPGTHLVRVFTPSVEVDGWASPHTVVHVVTDDMPFLVDSVTNEMSRHGRGIHLVVHPQVVVRRDDDGVLQEVLAVTHGETDPDDERPGVVVESWISVEVDRSAPGEAGRSGTGASGDDEADGTGSDDDALAEGIGAVLDDVRAAVEDWPEMRRRASSLADEVAVLADSLPAGTVDPDDTAEAARLLHWLADEHFTFLGYREYALRPGASDDTAVLESVPGTGLGIMRSGDEQPSRNELGPSVTAQARRPDVLVLTKANSRATVHRATYLDYVGVKTYDDDGRVVGERRFLGLLSSAAYTQSVSSVPVVDRKVATVLERSGFGPRSHSGKDLLTILETYPRDELFASDVPTLQRIALGVLQLQERRRTRLFVRHDPFGRYVSCLVYLPRDRYTTEVRLVMQDILVEAFGGTHIEHSARVSESVLARLHFVVRLASRQAPDGSSGDEAREVDLDAVEQRLVAATRTWEEDLADGLRTELGEGEAVRMARRWSGTLPEGYKEDVQARVAVGDLVRLERLEAGRAAAPDLDLLLYTPVGAASRHSRLKIYRREQLGLSEVLPFFDHLGVEVVDQRPYHLRGDDQDGEDDARAGTPRVDHWVYDFGLRLPSGAVEPGTTTDPARLARRFTDAFVSAWCGTSESDRFDRLVLRAGLTWRQVVVLRTYARYLRQTGTTFSEDYIAGVLAANPEVARLLVAVFETRFEPDRFSQTDAGRPSPARLGAADRAAMAVEQALDDVDNLTHDRILRSLLATVVATDRTNFYQRDGAGEPNPTVAVKLDPRLVPDLPDPRPAHEIWVCGPKVEGVHLRFGDVARGGLRWSDRLEDFRTEVLGLVKAQQVKNVVIVPTGAKGGFVGKHLPDPAKDREAWYEAGKECYRTFIRALLDVTDDRDLAAGEDPAPVVPPVRVVRHDDDDPYLVVAADKGTAAFSDVANAISLERGFWLGDAFASGGSKGYDHKAMGITARGAWESVRWHFDELGVDVDTDPFTVVGVGDMSGDVFGNGMLLSKAIRLVVAFDHRHVFIDPDPDPGRSWEERARLFALPRSSWADYDTSLLSEGGGVHPRSAKSVRLPARAAAVLGLPERDTVMTPTEIIRAALTAPVDLLWNGGIGTYVKASDESNAAVGDKANDALRVDGADLRCRVVGEGGNLGLTQRGRIEAALAGVRLNTDAIDNSAGVDTSDHEVNIKILLDRVVAEGDLTDKQRDRLLADMTDDIGARVLRHNVDANVQLGNARLQAAEMLPVHRRFIGNLVANGLLDRALEFLPDDDTLDERAERDLGLASPELAVVSAYAKLTLTDQLLDSAVPDEAWSEGYLVRYFPERLREAYERQVLTHPLRREIIATSLANTVLNTSGTTFLFRLGEELNAAPDRAVRAWAVAREVFGQADWHEEVMRRCADLPVPTRLALLLDFRRLLDRATRWLLQNRPDPLDVDAEIARFGPVVSRLRARSLEVVQGQEREEMLVRVDERREAGVPEDLATRAAGFLEEFCLLDVTEIALREDAPAEEVLEVYFALSDRYAVDGVLSRITQLPRGDRWQALARAALRYDLYAALEELTTVVVRTTSAPAAGDGGAGDGGDRGADGVAAAAERISAWESANTAALDRARLTLDEVQRLPGRDLAPLSVALRTLRSVVKSGTADDAR